TTAAAATTTGTGATCATTAAATGCTTACAGATCTACTTCAAACTACCTTGAAAGAAGAACTTTTAATAGTCTATTATTATGTGCCTGTAAACTgtctattttatattttctattccTTTATATCTTTAGTTGCAAGTCAGGAAAAATGTCTACGGCCAGCAGGATTGCCATGTCTAATCCAAAGCAAACCAATGGCAACCCACAGCGAATGATGCCAAGAAGCACAAACGCCTCAATGATGCGACAGTCCGAGGTCAAGCGGGTAAACCCTCTCGCAACTCCAATTTcacaaataatataatatatatatatactccaTTGTAGCGCATGAGTTTGATGCGCGCCGACAGTGATTCGGATCTGCTATACAACGAATATCTCTTCAAGTGATTTGCAATAAGTTATATGGATTTGTTGCTTCCCTttcaaaaattagtttttccaATCCAAAAATACCTAGGTTatgttaaaattaaaattgaaaccAAGACTGggaaaaatttaaagaaagTGTAATTTTTATACTTACCGGTGATGAGTCCATGATCATCTTAACTACATCGGCTCCAAACTTTTCTTTGTATTGTTTGGCAAGTCGCTCAGAGATTTCGCTGAGTGATGTTAGCTTGGGCTCCTTGTACACAAACTCGATGGCATGATCTTCTTCAAAGTACATCTAAAAAtagcattaaatttaatattaattttaaggGTATTCTGTAGATTACTCACTAATCCATAAAATACAACACGGTAAAAGCGACCCAACATTCTCTTTCCTGACCGATTCACTTCAACTATTTTATTATAGGCTTGCGTGAGATGCTCATAGCAGTGTGCCAGGTCCTGGTAACTACGATCTCTTTCGTACATGGGCAGGATGAGTTTGTAGAGCTCTCCAAGGCACTCAAATCTTTCAGCGCGATCCAAGAAGTCAGCACATAGCTTAAGCTGCTCCAGTAGCATTTGTTCGGTGTACTGGGAATCCTGAGCACCGGCATCCAGTTTGAGACCTTGCTCATCTAGGGGTATATTTGTAGATATCTTTCCGAATGCAGTGGATGACCAACTAAGAGTGCAACCACCTTTTAATCGGAGATATTCGCACATTAAAGCAGCAATGTGGAGATGGCAACAGGCAGCCTCCGACAGATTCCCATTCTGCTCGTGATTTCTGGCCATTGTCACTAACCAAGTATGACGAAGCTCTGGTGTGGAGGCATACGAATTGGCCAGGGAATACTGCAGTTCCAGCAATCTTTCAGGATCCATATGATGAGCCTGCATTTGGGCAGTGGCCATAAGTACAGTACGCACTCGACGCGTTAGGTCTTTAACCTCCATAGGAAAGCCTGTGCCCTTCATCGCCTTATCGCTATTCGCATAGCTATTGATGATCGACAAGCTTTCTTGGAATCTAGCATTGTTCAATCCAATTACGTTGCCAATCATCTGCGATACTGAGATAATAACTTGCAAGTGTACGCGAGTTAGAGCCTTTCGGCCACTGAATTCGAAGTTACTGCGCATGAGAAGATATAAAACAGCACAAGATTCGTGGCGAATCTCTACTAGGCGACTATCGCAGGCCTTAAGGAGCTCATATACCATCTGACCACACAACATGGCATTTCCTTTGAAAAGAGCCACTGCatagttgttaataaatgcTCGCAGAGCAGCAAAGACGTGTTTGGAGAGCCTTTCTGATTGACCCAACTGCAGGAATCTTAGGTAAACTCTGGCCACCTTGGGCAGGACTAAACTATCGGCCAAAAGTTGTCTGAACTGCAGAACATACAGACCTAAGCAGTCCAAAATAATCATGCCCACTTCGGTGGCCAAATTCGATTCATAGAGAGCCAACTGATTTCTAGCTAGGGTATCGATGTCCTCTAATAGGTGTTCCCGGGTTTGATTCAGGGTTCCACTTGATGGCTGCTGTTCCTGACTGCCGTTTTCCAAACCCGTGGGTGGTTGAGTCCTAGCTGGAAGAGTGTTAGCCTTGGCCAAACGTCCCTGACGGGTTTCTGTAGTTATCACTACACTTTTCTTGCCCACATATCGAAATTGCAGCAGGCAGAGATCCAAAATGGAGAGAAACTGCAGCGTCTCGGATTCATTGCAATTTTGCCACCAACCAATCATTTGCTCTTGTGAAAGGTGTTTGATGATGAAAAGAAAGCCCAGGAGAAGATCCTTGCTTTCCACAGAACTGAACTTATCGCAGCGGGACAGGATCTGTGCATGGGTAACGCTCACTGAGCGATTGTGACCATTTCGTAGGGCCACATCTGTGTCTCCATTCGTATAGGCTCCTATTGTGGTGGTGTCCTGAGAGTGCTGAAAAGAAGATGCATGCTAGCAACGCTTGATAGAATTTAATTAGACTATAACTTACCCCCGAGTCCGTATTTGAATTTAGTGAGAGATTGGAGATCCCATTGCTAATGGGTTGTCCAGCGATGGCGGCCAGATAGTTGTGCTCCTTCATGTGAACCGAGGTGCGGTATGGACTCGCTTGATCACAGTGCATAGTCAGACGATTCTTTGAACGCGGCGTGGACGTCAAGGAGCCAAAAGTGGAAGAGTCCTTGCTGAACACATAGCTACTTGAACAACTCAAGCGCTTAGTATAGGAAGCGGAGTCCGCATAAACGTGTCCATTGGGCGTACAAGCTCCAGACTCCGATAAATCATCAATCCGATGGATGTTGTCCATCACGACGCCCAACCACGGAACATAGAGCAGGGCAATCCTTGATAGCTGACCTTTCTGCTGATATCGATTATCCAACTCGTGTTTGGCCAAGAGATCCTTGAAAATGCCAAGCGCATGTCTTCTCACATGACCCACTTCATTGAGGCTACTTTTCAATTCCTGGAGTAGCAGCCCGGATAGAAAATGTTGTCTACAGAATTGTTCGGAAAGAGTGAAGTGCTGCATCATTTCAGGAGGTCTGTTCTTTGGATTCAAAACAAATGGCAGATTCAGTGGCACATAATGCTCATGCTGGCAGATCTCCTGCAGAAAGTTGAACTTGTATTCGTGAAGTATACGCGGATTACCAGGCGAAAATTCTCCCATATAACAGCGGATCAAACGAAAGACAAAGCCTCTGTCCATGTAGCTCAAACACTGGCGAACAAACTTAGCCAAAGATCGATTCAACAAATGAGTTTCCTCACTTAAATCCTCAAATCGTGTGGTTATGTAGGGCATTAGTGCCTTAATCAACTGTTCCACACGATCACCATATTCCTTGGGAAACCTTTCGTTGCGGAGCATTCGAATCCTACCCGTGGCCAACAAGTGCTGAGCCATGCTTTTTATAATCAGATCAAAGAATATCGACGAGTATCTCATGAACTTGTTGACGATGAGGAAATCCGGATTGCTAGGATTAAGGAGGTAGGGTAAATGCCTGCAGAGTTCTCCATGAACCGTCCTTTGCCTAGCAGTTTGTTGGCTATAGTAGGGTGCGTGAAATACGTATTTCACATAGGCTCCCAAGAGATCGGATCTTTTCGCCTGATCACTGATCAAATGGATGATGTTTGTAATCAAGCGGATTACATTCAAGCCGATTTCTTCCGACTGAGTGTGAACTAGCAGAGTAAACAGCTCATTAAGGACCGTGGGTAAATAGTTAATCAACGATTTCATATCAATGGCGTGGGCAGCTTTCAAGATCTTGCaggtttccgtttccgctggcACTGCTCCAGTTTTGCCCCCCTCCAGCAACCTTTCACAGTGTCCAAAAAAGTTGTGCAAGTGCTGATCGGCAGTCAGAACCGTGGAATCCAGACGCAGTCCCACCGTATATAAATTCCTCTGATTGTCGATCCACTGGATATCCGGACCGCAGTTCTGCTGAGAAATTGGAAGGGTTTGTAGGCAGCCAAGGGTGGGGTGGATAGTGGGTGGTTGATGGTGCAATTAGCGTGCATATCAGTGCGGAGAAAGAGAACACAGAAAAAGAGCACAGGTTAGTTGGCAAGCCAGGGAATGAATGCATGGAGTATGAAGTATGTTGGGTAAAAgacaaaacaaacatttcatGAGTTGATGAACGACTTGGCGCAGCACACAACGTACACAACTTACCCCTTTGCCCCATCCCAAGGGTTGGATAGATAGATAGCCGACTGGCAATGTGGCAGCCACCGGAAGCTGTTGTTCCTCCAGGCATATCCGATTCTTCTGAAGCAATGGCAACCAGGCATAGCCAATAGGTGTTTCGAACGCCGCATTTGCATCCCTTTTCTTGCTGAGATTACATGACACGTGGTAGAAGGAAAAGAGCAGGTGGTGTTCCGGAAATAGTCCCAGCGGTAGACGTAGCTTGATTTCCTCGTACCATGTGGGCGTTACATTGTGATGCAGCACCGGGCAGGCGATCTGGGACACTAAAAGATCCTGACCAGGGCGACCATATATGCACTgcaatcaaaatttatttatgtattcataattttgaaaattttattaattttaccTTTAAGGGTTTGCTGTACTCCCCATCTCCATCACGTAGCTCCACCACGACCGTAATATTCCTGGCTCTTGAGAACAGTTTCTGACTGTCGAATTGCAAACTCAGTGGGTACACATAGAGGTGGTTACAGAAACTGGTATAAGGGTGGGCATCCCGTTCACTTTGGCTTTGGAATTCTGCCACTTCTACAGTGGGCGATTGCTTGGAAGATGGGCTAAAGGTGGACAAGGGTGCCAGCGATTTGCTTAAGCCGCAAGGTGTGGTTTGGTCtaggaactgcatctgcatcttAAGACTGCCAGGAATAATTGTAAGTTTGCTTAGTTTTTCCGGCTTGCGATAATCGACCAAAAGCTTAAGAAGTTCCTCATCCTTCAGTTTGGGTATCTCCTGGCGATAAATGGGACTGAACTCAAACTCTCTTTTGGGATCTACATCCAATTCGTGACTGTATTGCTTGAAGAGCGGTCTTGCAGCCCAGGCGAAAGGCTGCCGGTAATGTCCAATATGTTGAGCATAGCTCTTTGCCGCTTTGTAGACTTTTTGGCCTAGCTTTGGATCCTTGCCAGCTTTCAGATACGGTTCGGTAACCTGGGCTATTCCTGATTGCAGTATTTTCTCTATGCGCACAACCTATACGAGATAACCTTTAATCAATATGGCATttagatataattaattaattactaACCAAATATATATCGGCATGTGGAGCTGTCACGGAAAGTAGACATTGTCTCAGTTGCTGAAATTGCTGTCGATTCGATCGCAACAGCTCGGCAGACACTCCATCAAAAAGGGAATGCGGTGCTTGACAGGCAGTGCTCCTTTCATCGCCCTCCGCTGACTTTCTAGGGACTCCACAACCAGCGACTGACGAAGGTACCGGAGTATTCGGCAATAGCTGGGCTGCCCACTGCTCATTTACATTGAAGTAAAAGTTCTCGCTTAACTTTCGATTTGCCTTGGCATCGAACAAGGCCAGGCTGGTGATATAGGGTTCCACCTGCTGTTCGACTCCACCCGCGGAGCTCTCATCCTGTGGAATGCACTGCAGCCGGAAGCGCAGGTTATGGCAGGTGAGCAGTAACCGTGTGCCAAAGTGCTCTCGATATTGCTCAACATTATCGCTACCGCTCCCCTTGACTGGCGACTGATAGCAAGCAAAAAGGCGGCGGCGCTGTTCCCTTCTTGCCAAAGCAATCGAGTGATCCGTTTCTCGTCCATACTTCATTAATTGTGGATGCAGTGATTGATCTAAGCCCTTCAAAGTGCCAAAGGTAGGTGGATCCATTGCTGGTGGCTGGAGCTGTGGACTTGGATTTGAACCAATAGATGGGTGCCGCTCCAGTGAAGCATTTCGCTTCTCCTCTTGTGCGCGATTTTGGGCCAAAACCGATGAAATCTTGCTGAGCCAGTCCTTAAAATCCTGTTCGTTTTCGGCAGCCAGTGTGAAGGATTTATGACCCGTCGTCATGCGGAGCTCGAAACAAAAGCGGCCACGTTTGGGATTCTGAAAGGgattcaaaattattttttgtcgCTCTATATTTTCCGTTGGAATTTAACCACTCACCTGAACCACATCTGTGCAAAAGTCCATTACTATTGTGGCTTTGGCTTCGCCTTGTTTCTCGTCCTTGTGCAGTTCTAATATATATGTTCCATCTATCTCCTGTCGCAGATAGCAGTAGCGTCGTTTAAACGATTTATTGCCAATATTGGCAAACATTCGATCTGAAGCCGAATCGGGTCCTTTTAGTAGATATCCCTGCTTGGTAATGGTGTCCGCCTGTGAGCGAGTCATCTGCTCGTCAATGCGATCCTGATCCGCATCGATTTCATAGATCTCTTCCACCAGTTCCTCTGCAGGCGATATGCTAAGATAAAAtggcttaattaaattgtattcgctataaaacaaacaattgcAATATATACCTAGGAAGATCGTGACAGTTTCCACCATAGGCATTGTATTTATAATGGATCAAGTGATTCTTAGCCCTGTATGTGTAGAGAGCCTGCCGTGTGAATCTGGTGCACTCAGCCCTGGATCCGTGAGGCTGTCCATCGACTAAGTCCTCGGCGTTCCCATCGTCCGCAAACTCATCCACCTCCTCCGGCTGGGCCAAATTCGATCGGAGTGTTATCGACGACAGGGCTGACTCATAGGAGGAATCCTTTTGACTGGAGGAGCCATTCGAGCACTGTGAACTCTTTCTGGAGAGTTGACCATGTCCATTGGAATTGTTCaagctgctgctactgctgctgcttgtgtGCCCATTACCATTTCCATTGTGGTGGCTACCATTCGATTGTATGCTACCCTGCCGACTCACTTGACTGTGTCCATTTCCATTCGTTATCATGGAAGGACCATGAAGGGGACACACAATCGCCTCATTGGGAGGATCGAATCGGTCCGCCACTGATTTGGCATTTGTTCGCTGCTTGCGGGGCATGATAATTTCCTATCGgaacagaaaagaaaattagatTGTATCACGTACATTTGTAAAATTTGTCAGTTGTATAGTATATTCTTTTACTCACCGATACATCATCTGTGGGATAGATGAGTAGCTCCCTCTGCGGATCATTTTGGATaacagttttatttttggctatAAAGGCTTCAAAATCAATCGGCTCCACCACGAGTGGCTTgttctgaaacaagaagattGAGATAAGTATACGCTTctattttcaaaatgtttgtatgCTAATTTATGCGAGCCACTTGTAAAAGCAGAGCGTCCCTATTAATAGCACTCCCCCAAGTAAATAATGCCCAAATGTTATCCATTCCCGATGCCGGAATGCAGACGGATTTCGAGAGATTTATAGAGACAACGCACGTCATAAATTTATGGCTACTTGGTGATGTGTGAGGTTCGCTCTTATTTTCACTACCCCCCACACAGAAAAGACCTTGACCGCATTACAAAGCGGATGCCTCCACTTCTACCCCTAGTGTAATGATATTTTCCATGTCTGCCACTTGgaataaacaaattcatttcgcCTAAACTCTAAACATAGTAAGTTTTAGCGTTTTGCATTTCTTGTACGCCACAGGCAATTGTTGATATTTTCTGCTTTTTGCGTCTTCGATTTCGCAAAATGATGATGAAGATACAATCATATCTGTGCCACGAGGTGTGTGACCCAATCGGTGACCCCACCCAATATGACATGTCCACAGAGGGTTAAAGTGCCACTTCCGTTTTGGCATATCCATTTCAGGCGACTTTCGGATGTGCTGTCATTTTATTGTCTTCTTGAAACTCGAGGTGTGTGGGCTTGATGTGTGTTTTATTCTTGGGCTTGGTTTATTTCAGGAAGACACGGGTCAACTCCGGCCATGGGAAAAGTTAATTTCGAACAACCTTTAAACGACGTTAACTGCGACATTGGAAAAAGGATTGTCATAGGTTGGGATCGGTTATTAGAGACTGAATCCATTCTGGGTGGGGTTATTAGAACATATACCACATTTTCGTAATTTAAAAGTAAGAAGTCATTATAAGTTGTAGTTAGCCCAAATTGAAGGCACTGCAGTTTGAAAAGTTCGACATTTAAAGGTCGAGCTTTTTACTTTAAAGGTTATAGCTAATAAAAATCCATAACATATTGGCAGGCAATCCATCTATATCAGCTGTCAGCTAGTTTCACTGGCAAACCTTGGCTTTGGCCCTGATTCCAATCGCATGTGCCTTAtgcccagccacgcccacaaaagTATCTGGCCTGTCCACCCCCTTTCTCCAGCATGGACTGCAATGTCATTGCACTCGCCCACTTAGCCACTTTTGGGCTCGAGCTTGGGGGAAAGCATTTTCCATTGTGAGCTCAGGCGCGGGCCTTTTCCTGGAGCTCCTCCATTTCGCCTCTTGGCACGCACCGCATGCAAATTGGCAGACGTCGCCGCTTGCGTAATTAAAACCACAAACCGGCGACAACgtcagctaaaaaaaaaagagctaCAGGTAAAAAGTACACCTACGGCTATGCGACAAGTGCATGGGCATTGCGCAAAAAGGCAAACTCATCAGCGATCGGGTGGGCAATTACCAAATCGATTGGCCAGCATAAAATCACGAGAAAGTTGGGCAAACATTTTCGGTGGctaatttttcgtttttttgttttttttttagtagtGTGAGCTAAACTTAAGTCTTTAAAATGCATTGCCATGGCGGTCGATCAGTAGACACGCAAATTTGCGGTGCAAGATTCCATGAGGCACAACTGGTCCAGCTGGGCGTGAAGAGCTTAAAGATTCACCACCGAACACATGCCACTGCTCAGTGATCATGATCTGAAGCCATTAGACACTTCATATTAAACAGTAATGGCAGTTATGGCATATTTATATCGAATTTAAAATGATCACAACATACAAATATGGTGGGCAGGAATACCCTCCATATAGCGATAACATTTAAGCAACTTAAAATGTAAGATTTCACTTTAGTCATCTTTCGCTGCttgttagttttaaatttataggTACTTATTATTTGGCTTTTAGGTTCCGGCATCACTGATGATTATCTCTGCCAGCAGCCAGTTTCAATTTAAAGCTAGCGGTTTGAGGCGCCTCTCGCCGGGCAAAACGTGACGATTTATGCATATTTCAGTGAAACATTGACCAGGCCTcaagtggcagtggcagtggcagtggcagtagATGTGGCAGTTACGACTCTCCCCATCATCCGACGCCCCCTTCTTAACAAGGCTTGACTTTCATTGATTTAAGCATGGCAATTGGCCCTGGCATGTCTTGAATGTCACTTGAGTTGGTGTCCCTTCATTTTACTCGCTtatcaattgaaattgcagCAAGGCGGCAGATGCCTTCATTTATATCTGCTACATATTTCTTACAAAGAGTAGTAGTATGCACGTAGTAGTAGAGAAATGCGGGAAAGGGTGAAAAGTTGGTTCGGCTCATTTGGAATTCGCTTTGAAGTGGAAACCGTTCAAGTGGTCTATACTATAGACTTTCCACTTCCTGATTTGCATTTTCTGGGCACGGAATTATTGTGACtaaatttagcttaacttatTGCATATGATTTGTT
The sequence above is a segment of the Drosophila melanogaster chromosome 2L genome. Coding sequences within it:
- the Ziz gene encoding zizimin, isoform B, yielding MERKFTRGLNKLGSAVQMRENVSQLVRESAVLMNCTGRYQRSPSIANKPLVVEPIDFEAFIAKNKTVIQNDPQRELLIYPTDDVSEIIMPRKQRTNAKSVADRFDPPNEAIVCPLHGPSMITNGNGHSQVSRQGSIQSNGSHHNGNGNGHTSSSSSSSLNNSNGHGQLSRKSSQCSNGSSSQKDSSYESALSSITLRSNLAQPEEVDEFADDGNAEDLVDGQPHGSRAECTRFTRQALYTYRAKNHLIHYKYNAYGGNCHDLPSISPAEELVEEIYEIDADQDRIDEQMTRSQADTITKQGYLLKGPDSASDRMFANIGNKSFKRRYCYLRQEIDGTYILELHKDEKQGEAKATIVMDFCTDVVQNPKRGRFCFELRMTTGHKSFTLAAENEQDFKDWLSKISSVLAQNRAQEEKRNASLERHPSIGSNPSPQLQPPAMDPPTFGTLKGLDQSLHPQLMKYGRETDHSIALARREQRRRLFACYQSPVKGSGSDNVEQYREHFGTRLLLTCHNLRFRLQCIPQDESSAGGVEQQVEPYITSLALFDAKANRKLSENFYFNVNEQWAAQLLPNTPVPSSVAGCGVPRKSAEGDERSTACQAPHSLFDGVSAELLRSNRQQFQQLRQCLLSVTAPHADIYLVVRIEKILQSGIAQVTEPYLKAGKDPKLGQKVYKAAKSYAQHIGHYRQPFAWAARPLFKQYSHELDVDPKREFEFSPIYRQEIPKLKDEELLKLLVDYRKPEKLSKLTIIPGSLKMQMQFLDQTTPCGLSKSLAPLSTFSPSSKQSPTVEVAEFQSQSERDAHPYTSFCNHLYVYPLSLQFDSQKLFSRARNITVVVELRDGDGEYSKPLKCIYGRPGQDLLVSQIACPVLHHNVTPTWYEEIKLRLPLGLFPEHHLLFSFYHVSCNLSKKRDANAAFETPIGYAWLPLLQKNRICLEEQQLPVAATLPVGYLSIQPLGWGKGQNCGPDIQWIDNQRNLYTVGLRLDSTVLTADQHLHNFFGHCERLLEGGKTGAVPAETETCKILKAAHAIDMKSLINYLPTVLNELFTLLVHTQSEEIGLNVIRLITNIIHLISDQAKRSDLLGAYVKYVFHAPYYSQQTARQRTVHGELCRHLPYLLNPSNPDFLIVNKFMRYSSIFFDLIIKSMAQHLLATGRIRMLRNERFPKEYGDRVEQLIKALMPYITTRFEDLSEETHLLNRSLAKFVRQCLSYMDRGFVFRLIRCYMGEFSPGNPRILHEYKFNFLQEICQHEHYVPLNLPFVLNPKNRPPEMMQHFTLSEQFCRQHFLSGLLLQELKSSLNEVGHVRRHALGIFKDLLAKHELDNRYQQKGQLSRIALLYVPWLGVVMDNIHRIDDLSESGACTPNGHVYADSASYTKRLSCSSSYVFSKDSSTFGSLTSTPRSKNRLTMHCDQASPYRTSVHMKEHNYLAAIAGQPISNGISNLSLNSNTDSGDTTTIGAYTNGDTDVALRNGHNRSVSVTHAQILSRCDKFSSVESKDLLLGFLFIIKHLSQEQMIGWWQNCNESETLQFLSILDLCLLQFRYVGKKSVVITTETRQGRLAKANTLPARTQPPTGLENGSQEQQPSSGTLNQTREHLLEDIDTLARNQLALYESNLATEVGMIILDCLGLYVLQFRQLLADSLVLPKVARVYLRFLQLGQSERLSKHVFAALRAFINNYAVALFKGNAMLCGQMVYELLKACDSRLVEIRHESCAVLYLLMRSNFEFSGRKALTRVHLQVIISVSQMIGNVIGLNNARFQESLSIINSYANSDKAMKGTGFPMEVKDLTRRVRTVLMATAQMQAHHMDPERLLELQYSLANSYASTPELRHTWLVTMARNHEQNGNLSEAACCHLHIAALMCEYLRLKGGCTLSWSSTAFGKISTNIPLDEQGLKLDAGAQDSQYTEQMLLEQLKLCADFLDRAERFECLGELYKLILPMYERDRSYQDLAHCYEHLTQAYNKIVEVNRSGKRMLGRFYRVVFYGLMYFEEDHAIEFVYKEPKLTSLSEISERLAKQYKEKFGADVVKMIMDSSPVKVDELDAKLAYIQVTHVIPFFSKDELDQRLNEFEQNHDVDTFMYETPFTKSGAARGSVEEQWKRKTVIKTQYSFPYVLKRIPVKSREIIELSPIEVAIDEMQSKVSELEEIILPPADVKKLQLRLQGSVAVTVNAGPLAYAHAFLDAKVVNNFSMDRVGDLKDVFRDFIVVCQKALFLNERIISADQKEYHHVLKENYEKLCQALSELLDDESFQPLGDDADSINQRNSMALFNAISGASHNSSTA
- the Ziz gene encoding zizimin, isoform E; translated protein: MERKFTRGLNKLGSAVQMRENVSQLVRESAVLMNCTGRYQRSPSIANKPLVVEPIDFEAFIAKNKTVIQNDPQRELLIYPTDDVSEIIMPRKQRTNAKSVADRFDPPNEAIVCPLHGPSMITNGNGHSQVSRQGSIQSNGSHHNGNGNGHTSSSSSSSLNNSNGHGQLSRKSSQCSNGSSSQKDSSYESALSSITLRSNLAQPEEVDEFADDGNAEDLVDGQPHGSRAECTRFTRQALYTYRAKNHLIHYKYNAYGGNCHDLPSISPAEELVEEIYEIDADQDRIDEQMTRSQADTITKQGYLLKGPDSASDRMFANIGNKSFKRRYCYLRQEIDGTYILELHKDEKQGEAKATIVMDFCTDVVQNPKRGRFCFELRMTTGHKSFTLAAENEQDFKDWLSKISSVLAQNRAQEEKRNASLERHPSIGSNPSPQLQPPAMDPPTFGTLKGLDQSLHPQLMKYGRETDHSIALARREQRRRLFACYQSPVKGSGSDNVEQYREHFGTRLLLTCHNLRFRLQCIPQDESSAGGVEQQVEPYITSLALFDAKANRKLSENFYFNVNEQWAAQLLPNTPVPSSVAGCGVPRKSAEGDERSTACQAPHSLFDGVSAELLRSNRQQFQQLRQCLLSVTAPHADIYLVVRIEKILQSGIAQVTEPYLKAGKDPKLGQKVYKAAKSYAQHIGHYRQPFAWAARPLFKQYSHELDVDPKREFEFSPIYRQEIPKLKDEELLKLLVDYRKPEKLSKLTIIPGSLKMQMQFLDQTTPCGLSKSLAPLSTFSPSSKQSPTVEVAEFQSQSERDAHPYTSFCNHLYVYPLSLQFDSQKLFSRARNITVVVELRDGDGEYSKPLKCIYGRPGQDLLVSQIACPVLHHNVTPTWYEEIKLRLPLGLFPEHHLLFSFYHVSCNLSKKRDANAAFETPIGYAWLPLLQKNRICLEEQQLPVAATLPVGYLSIQPLGWGKGNCGPDIQWIDNQRNLYTVGLRLDSTVLTADQHLHNFFGHCERLLEGGKTGAVPAETETCKILKAAHAIDMKSLINYLPTVLNELFTLLVHTQSEEIGLNVIRLITNIIHLISDQAKRSDLLGAYVKYVFHAPYYSQQTARQRTVHGELCRHLPYLLNPSNPDFLIVNKFMRYSSIFFDLIIKSMAQHLLATGRIRMLRNERFPKEYGDRVEQLIKALMPYITTRFEDLSEETHLLNRSLAKFVRQCLSYMDRGFVFRLIRCYMGEFSPGNPRILHEYKFNFLQEICQHEHYVPLNLPFVLNPKNRPPEMMQHFTLSEQFCRQHFLSGLLLQELKSSLNEVGHVRRHALGIFKDLLAKHELDNRYQQKGQLSRIALLYVPWLGVVMDNIHRIDDLSESGACTPNGHVYADSASYTKRLSCSSSYVFSKDSSTFGSLTSTPRSKNRLTMHCDQASPYRTSVHMKEHNYLAAIAGQPISNGISNLSLNSNTDSGHSQDTTTIGAYTNGDTDVALRNGHNRSVSVTHAQILSRCDKFSSVESKDLLLGFLFIIKHLSQEQMIGWWQNCNESETLQFLSILDLCLLQFRYVGKKSVVITTETRQGRLAKANTLPARTQPPTGLENGSQEQQPSSGTLNQTREHLLEDIDTLARNQLALYESNLATEVGMIILDCLGLYVLQFRQLLADSLVLPKVARVYLRFLQLGQSERLSKHVFAALRAFINNYAVALFKGNAMLCGQMVYELLKACDSRLVEIRHESCAVLYLLMRSNFEFSGRKALTRVHLQVIISVSQMIGNVIGLNNARFQESLSIINSYANSDKAMKGTGFPMEVKDLTRRVRTVLMATAQMQAHHMDPERLLELQYSLANSYASTPELRHTWLVTMARNHEQNGNLSEAACCHLHIAALMCEYLRLKGGCTLSWSSTAFGKISTNIPLDEQGLKLDAGAQDSQYTEQMLLEQLKLCADFLDRAERFECLGELYKLILPMYERDRSYQDLAHCYEHLTQAYNKIVEVNRSGKRMLGRFYRVVFYGLMYFEEDHAIEFVYKEPKLTSLSEISERLAKQYKEKFGADVVKMIMDSSPVKVDELDAKLAYIQVTHVIPFFSKDELDQRLNEFEQNHDVDTFMYETPFTKSGAARGSVEEQWKRKTVIKTQYSFPYVLKRIPVKSREIIELSPIEVAIDEMQSKVSELEEIILPPADVKKLQLRLQGSVAVTVNAGPLAYAHAFLDAKVVNNFSMDRVGDLKDVFRDFIVVCQKALFLNERIISADQKEYHHVLKENYEKLCQALSELLDDESFQPLGDDADSINQRNSMALFNAISGASHNSSTA